The sequence below is a genomic window from Brevibacillus agri.
CTTAAGCAGTACGGTGTAAAAGTTCCTGAAGGTCGCGTAGCTTTCACAGTGGATGAAGCTGTTGAAGCGGCGAAAGAACTGGGCACCCAGGTTGTTGTCGTAAAAGCGCAAATCCACGCTGGTGGCCGCGGTAAAGCTGGCGGTGTAAAAGTGGCGAAAAACCTGGATGAAGTTCGTACATATGCCAGTGAAATTCTTGGCAAAGTGCTGGTAACTCATCAAACAGGTCCGGAAGGCAAAGAAGTAAAACGCCTCTTGATCGAGCAAGGCTGCGATATTAAAAAAGAATACTACGTGGGTGTCGTTGTTGACCGCGCAACAGGTAGCGTTGTCATGATGGCTTCTGAAGAGGGCGGTACGGAGATTGAGGAAGTAGCAGCGCAAACTCCGGAAAAAATCTTCAAAGAAGTAATCGATCCGGTAACGGGCCTGAACGCGTTCCAAGCGCGCCGTCTGGCTTATGCGATCAACATCCCGAAAGAACTCATCAACAAAGCAGCTAAGTTCATGATGAGCCTGTACCAAGCATTTGTTGAAAAAGACTGCTCTATCGCTGAAATTAACCCTCTCGTTGTTACTGGCGACGGTGAAGTAATGGCACTCGATGCCAAACTGAACTTCGACAGCAACGCTCTCTACCGTCATCCTGACATTGTAGCTCTGCGCGACCTGGATGAAGAAGACGAGAAAGAAATCGAAGCGTCCAAATACGATCTGTCCTACATCGCCCTCGATGGTAACATCGGTTGCATGGTAAACGGTGCAGGTCTTGCAATGGCTACCATGGACATCGTGAAATTTTACGGTGGAGATCCTGCCAACTTCCTCGACGTAGGCGGCGGTGCTACTGAAGAAAAAGTAACCGAAGCGTTCAAAATCATTCTGCGCGACGAAAAAGTAAAAGGCATTTTCGTTAACATTTTCGGCGGTATCATGAAATGTGACGTCATTGCAAACGGCGTAGTGAATGCAGCGAAACAAATCAAGCTGGATAAACCGCTCGTTGTGCGTCTCGAAGGTACAAACGTAGACCTCGGTAAGAAAATCCTTAACGAATCCGGTCTGAACATCGTTGCGGCTGAATCCATGGCTGATGGCGCTGAGAAAATCGTATCCTTGGTAAAGTAAGCAATTGCGAGTAGATACGTAAAAAAGGTGGGAAAAAAACGCGATGAG
It includes:
- the sucC gene encoding ADP-forming succinate--CoA ligase subunit beta, yielding MNIHEYQGKEILKQYGVKVPEGRVAFTVDEAVEAAKELGTQVVVVKAQIHAGGRGKAGGVKVAKNLDEVRTYASEILGKVLVTHQTGPEGKEVKRLLIEQGCDIKKEYYVGVVVDRATGSVVMMASEEGGTEIEEVAAQTPEKIFKEVIDPVTGLNAFQARRLAYAINIPKELINKAAKFMMSLYQAFVEKDCSIAEINPLVVTGDGEVMALDAKLNFDSNALYRHPDIVALRDLDEEDEKEIEASKYDLSYIALDGNIGCMVNGAGLAMATMDIVKFYGGDPANFLDVGGGATEEKVTEAFKIILRDEKVKGIFVNIFGGIMKCDVIANGVVNAAKQIKLDKPLVVRLEGTNVDLGKKILNESGLNIVAAESMADGAEKIVSLVK